One Mycolicibacterium crocinum DNA window includes the following coding sequences:
- a CDS encoding sulfotransferase family protein, which yields MIDIAIETPPRPMPIRAMNLAYRTARRVRTRPLTLRADALTNRASRAAGGLTDFGDPRFEAGLEHLIDSLENEDRLNGFGRILARTHLTNLLRQRLLLTEHLRRHPEIRDEPIERPIFIVGAPRTGTTVTHHLLSQDSGFRYPLTWECDELHPPLDPATMDRDPRIARSEKQIRQIMTLAPNLDAAHPVGAWEAQECALLHAYAFHSDTFHVMFNCQGYARWLTEQDLRWVYEEEKLLLQYMQSGGLRPTTGWLLKTPPHMENIHNILAVFPDARFITTYREPTEIVASGCSLAGTVFHMAEDSPDWHDHGRFMRWRTTKMLKRNVELRRQFSHLADRFIDFSMKRMVSDPLSCVTEMYDHFGIELTGPNRAKMSRFVDERGIATRKPHVYRAEDYGLDIDDLWPHLQFYRDFYGIEDTRS from the coding sequence GTGATCGACATCGCCATCGAGACACCGCCCAGGCCGATGCCGATCCGGGCGATGAATCTGGCCTATCGCACGGCACGGCGCGTTCGAACGCGGCCACTGACGTTGCGCGCGGACGCGTTGACGAACCGCGCGAGTCGCGCTGCGGGTGGACTGACCGATTTCGGTGACCCGCGCTTCGAAGCCGGCCTCGAGCACCTGATCGACTCACTGGAAAACGAGGACCGGCTCAACGGCTTCGGCCGGATCCTGGCCCGTACCCACCTGACGAACCTGCTGCGCCAGCGGTTGCTGCTCACCGAGCACCTCCGCCGGCACCCCGAGATCCGCGACGAGCCAATCGAACGGCCGATCTTCATCGTCGGTGCGCCTCGCACCGGCACCACCGTCACCCATCATCTTCTCAGCCAGGACAGCGGTTTTCGTTATCCGCTGACCTGGGAATGCGACGAATTACACCCGCCCCTTGACCCGGCGACGATGGACCGTGACCCGCGAATTGCCCGCAGCGAGAAACAGATTCGACAGATCATGACGCTGGCGCCGAACCTCGATGCCGCCCACCCGGTCGGAGCATGGGAAGCGCAGGAGTGTGCGCTGTTGCACGCCTACGCATTTCACAGCGACACCTTCCATGTCATGTTCAACTGCCAGGGTTATGCGCGCTGGCTGACCGAGCAGGACCTTCGGTGGGTGTACGAGGAAGAGAAATTGCTGCTGCAGTACATGCAGAGCGGCGGCCTGCGACCGACGACAGGCTGGTTGCTCAAGACGCCGCCACACATGGAGAACATCCACAACATCCTCGCGGTGTTCCCGGACGCCCGTTTCATCACCACCTATCGCGAGCCCACCGAGATCGTCGCGTCGGGATGCAGTCTGGCGGGCACCGTATTCCACATGGCCGAAGACTCTCCCGACTGGCACGACCACGGTCGGTTCATGCGATGGCGCACCACCAAAATGCTGAAGCGCAATGTCGAATTGCGTCGGCAATTCAGCCATCTCGCGGACCGGTTCATCGACTTCTCGATGAAGCGGATGGTCTCCGATCCGCTGTCGTGCGTGACCGAGATGTACGACCACTTCGGGATCGAGCTCACCGGGCCCAACCGGGCGAAGATGAGCCGCTTCGTCGACGAACGCGGAATCGCCACGCGCAAACCACATGTCTACCGTGCCGAAGACTA
- a CDS encoding TetR/AcrR family transcriptional regulator — MLRATVELLDEIGYARLTIPLVAARAGATPPAVYRRFPTKVELVYEAVFPTPPEADLPLTGDVDTAIRGLLVASIELFASPAVHTAMSGLMAELPAEPGLSARLLGRLQGSTYVQLQRFLDEAAAAGRTAPGVDARLLLDTIGGTVMMALANERTLDTNWVDQATSLIVTGLAR; from the coding sequence GTGCTTCGCGCCACGGTCGAACTCCTGGACGAGATCGGCTATGCGCGTTTGACCATTCCCCTGGTCGCCGCGCGCGCCGGCGCCACTCCGCCTGCGGTATACCGGCGTTTTCCGACCAAGGTGGAATTGGTCTACGAGGCGGTGTTTCCCACGCCACCCGAGGCCGATTTGCCGTTGACCGGTGATGTGGACACCGCGATTCGCGGTCTGCTGGTGGCCAGCATCGAACTGTTCGCCAGCCCCGCCGTGCACACCGCGATGTCCGGGCTGATGGCCGAGCTCCCCGCCGAGCCGGGCCTGTCCGCACGTCTACTCGGTCGACTACAGGGCAGTACCTACGTTCAGTTGCAGCGGTTCCTCGACGAGGCCGCTGCCGCGGGGCGTACGGCCCCCGGTGTCGATGCCCGCCTCCTTCTCGACACGATCGGTGGCACCGTGATGATGGCGCTGGCCAACGAGCGCACGCTCGATACGAACTGGGTGGATCAGGCGACCTCGCTGATCGTGACGGGGCTGGCGCGATGA
- a CDS encoding TIGR03617 family F420-dependent LLM class oxidoreductase has translation MQVVTSAPAAMGPGEIGPWAVRAERLGFDVIHISETIHDPFTVAALALQHTKRVTVRTSMALAFPRSPMIIAYAAWDLAKFSGGRFHLGIASQVRGNIVGRFSAQWSEPVARLADYIRALRAIFASFQTGAPLNYVGPLYRFERLQPYFNPGPLEHPAPQIWTGSVNARMCAMAGELADGFVCHPTNSHPVVLRSRTLPALAEGASRADRAVSDLAVVANPHVMTAATRDAVDAIRDQRRSELAFLYSTPAYRRQLEDFGLATVGAALSEMAQRSEWDDLPSILTDEVMDRLVPQGTYDEIPDVLRQWYSGLCSGINLPVPPDEADDDRFAALLAACRQIPAAARNSS, from the coding sequence ATGCAGGTAGTCACCTCTGCCCCCGCGGCGATGGGTCCCGGGGAGATCGGTCCATGGGCGGTCCGCGCGGAGCGGCTCGGGTTCGACGTCATCCACATTTCCGAGACGATCCACGATCCCTTCACCGTTGCCGCGTTGGCCCTGCAGCACACCAAGCGGGTGACGGTGCGGACCAGCATGGCACTCGCCTTTCCGCGCAGCCCGATGATCATCGCTTACGCGGCATGGGATTTGGCGAAGTTCTCCGGCGGCCGGTTCCACCTCGGCATCGCCTCACAGGTGCGCGGCAACATCGTCGGCCGGTTCTCGGCCCAGTGGTCAGAGCCGGTCGCCCGCCTGGCCGACTACATCCGGGCACTTCGGGCGATCTTCGCCTCCTTCCAGACCGGTGCCCCGCTGAATTATGTTGGGCCGCTTTACCGATTCGAGCGTCTGCAGCCGTACTTCAACCCAGGTCCGCTCGAGCATCCCGCTCCGCAGATCTGGACCGGTTCGGTGAACGCCCGAATGTGTGCGATGGCAGGGGAATTGGCAGACGGCTTCGTCTGCCATCCGACGAACTCACACCCTGTCGTCCTGCGGTCACGCACCCTGCCCGCCCTGGCCGAGGGTGCGTCCCGTGCGGACCGCGCCGTGTCAGACCTGGCGGTCGTCGCCAATCCGCACGTCATGACCGCCGCCACCCGCGACGCCGTGGACGCGATCCGGGACCAACGGCGCTCGGAGCTCGCCTTCCTCTACAGCACGCCCGCCTACCGCAGGCAGCTGGAGGACTTCGGCCTGGCCACAGTCGGCGCCGCGCTGTCGGAGATGGCGCAGCGCTCCGAATGGGATGATTTGCCAAGCATTCTCACCGACGAGGTGATGGACCGACTGGTTCCCCAGGGCACCTACGACGAGATCCCCGATGTGCTGCGCCAGTGGTATTCCGGGCTGTGCAGCGGGATCAACCTGCCGGTGCCGCCCGACGAGGCCGACGACGACCGCTTCGCCGCTCTGCTTGCGGCCTGCCGTCAGATCCCGGCCGCGGCACGCAATTCCTCGTAG
- a CDS encoding wax ester/triacylglycerol synthase domain-containing protein, whose protein sequence is MGPDDSEPLSADDAHILSVESASITGHTLKLVILEPGVAALDIDELRASVAERLPSQPRATQRVDTTGPAPRWVPATDFEIAEHVRRHTDANCVSQADLWRIVSALMSKHLDRGRPLWTFDLIGPLADGREAIAARIHHAMADGIAGVRFLNSALFDAHQEPTVAESRPSHHDSVPLTPVEEAWRMPSALVRELGHPGGHSPFDRPITVARELAFAVAPLAAFTAIGASRPDRATVNDVLLAVIAGGLRRWLGESEARNLRAQIPVSLHHRGETGLGNRDSFLNIDLPLAEADPLSRLDRISAETRERKRLDDADEMYDLFHALGCVPRLEAAVRRLAGSAQEFCLSISNVPGPRDPVQVAGRRVAHLFSSSEPAAHHALRISAISCAGDMGIGLCTDPNALPDIARLARCVDRAYEELRAAAGI, encoded by the coding sequence GTGGGGCCCGACGACTCCGAACCGCTCTCCGCCGACGATGCGCACATCCTGAGCGTGGAATCCGCGTCGATCACCGGACACACTCTCAAGCTCGTCATCTTGGAGCCCGGGGTGGCTGCGTTGGACATCGACGAGCTCCGGGCCTCAGTGGCCGAACGACTACCGAGTCAGCCGCGTGCGACCCAGCGCGTCGACACCACGGGGCCAGCCCCGCGGTGGGTGCCTGCCACCGACTTCGAGATCGCCGAGCACGTCCGGCGTCACACGGACGCGAACTGTGTGAGCCAAGCCGACCTGTGGCGCATTGTCAGCGCGCTGATGTCGAAGCACCTCGACCGCGGTAGGCCGCTGTGGACCTTCGACCTCATCGGGCCGCTGGCCGATGGTCGTGAGGCGATCGCGGCGCGCATTCACCACGCGATGGCCGACGGTATCGCCGGCGTACGTTTCCTCAACTCCGCGCTCTTCGATGCCCATCAAGAGCCGACCGTCGCGGAAAGCCGACCGAGTCATCATGATTCGGTCCCACTGACGCCGGTGGAAGAAGCGTGGCGAATGCCCTCGGCCCTGGTGCGCGAGCTGGGTCATCCCGGTGGACATTCGCCGTTCGACCGGCCCATCACCGTCGCGCGGGAGCTGGCGTTCGCGGTGGCCCCGCTGGCCGCCTTCACAGCGATCGGTGCGTCGCGACCCGACCGGGCCACCGTCAACGACGTTCTTCTCGCGGTAATCGCCGGCGGCCTGCGGCGCTGGCTCGGGGAATCCGAGGCGCGGAACCTGCGCGCTCAGATCCCGGTGAGCCTGCATCACCGCGGCGAAACCGGTCTTGGTAACCGGGATTCGTTTCTCAACATCGATCTTCCGCTAGCGGAAGCCGATCCGCTGTCGCGTCTCGACCGGATCAGTGCCGAGACGCGGGAGCGCAAGCGCCTCGACGACGCCGACGAGATGTACGACCTGTTTCACGCTTTGGGCTGCGTTCCGCGTCTCGAAGCGGCGGTCCGGCGCCTGGCCGGCAGCGCACAGGAATTCTGCCTGTCAATTTCCAACGTTCCAGGACCGCGCGATCCGGTTCAGGTTGCCGGCCGTCGGGTCGCGCACCTGTTTTCGTCCTCGGAACCGGCTGCGCATCATGCCTTACGGATCTCGGCCATCTCGTGTGCCGGAGACATGGGTATCGGACTCTGCACCGATCCGAATGCCCTGCCCGACATCGCCAGACTGGCGCGCTGCGTAGACCGAGCCTACGAGGAATTGCGTGCCGCGGCCGGGATCTGA
- a CDS encoding patatin-like phospholipase family protein: MATTTKPVDLVLAGGGVKGIGLAGAVVKLMEAGYRAYRVAGSSAGSIVGSIVAAAAKNDQLTPNDVRELTLSIDYRKFLDPGPVERVPLLGAGWAILQGTGIYRGDYAHDFIADQLRALGVTTFGDLRLDDDELPPEQRYRLVVTAADVTTGQLVRLPWDYRRVYGLDPDEQPVADAVRASMSIPFFFRPVTLTSSTGRESTLVDGGLLSNYPIDSLDRCDGKKPRWPTLGVTLLPDLPEHNDKVIPALAPLRLFGGPSLLEDVITTILVGRDQAYLNLPWVSARTIRVDSRKVGVLDFDIKQPQIDALYAEGYDAATTFLSTWDERAYIQRFRT; encoded by the coding sequence ATGGCCACAACCACGAAGCCCGTCGACCTGGTTCTGGCCGGCGGTGGCGTGAAGGGGATCGGCCTGGCCGGTGCCGTCGTCAAGCTGATGGAGGCCGGCTATCGGGCCTACCGCGTCGCCGGCTCCTCGGCGGGGTCGATCGTCGGCTCGATAGTGGCGGCCGCCGCCAAGAACGATCAGCTGACCCCGAACGACGTCCGGGAGCTCACGCTGAGCATCGACTACCGCAAGTTCCTGGATCCCGGACCCGTGGAACGCGTGCCCCTGCTCGGCGCCGGCTGGGCGATCCTGCAGGGCACCGGCATCTACCGGGGTGACTACGCGCACGATTTCATCGCCGACCAGCTGCGCGCACTCGGGGTCACCACGTTCGGCGATTTGCGACTCGACGACGACGAACTGCCCCCTGAACAGCGCTACCGGCTGGTGGTGACCGCGGCCGACGTGACGACCGGCCAGTTGGTCCGCCTGCCGTGGGACTACCGCAGGGTTTACGGCCTGGACCCGGACGAGCAACCGGTCGCCGATGCGGTGCGAGCCTCGATGTCGATCCCGTTCTTCTTCCGCCCCGTCACACTGACCAGCTCGACGGGCCGCGAGTCGACGCTCGTCGATGGCGGCCTGTTGTCGAACTACCCGATCGACTCGCTGGACCGCTGCGACGGCAAGAAACCCCGGTGGCCGACGCTCGGGGTGACGCTGCTGCCCGACCTACCCGAACACAACGACAAGGTGATTCCCGCGCTGGCGCCGCTGCGGCTGTTCGGCGGCCCGAGTCTGCTCGAGGACGTCATCACCACGATCCTTGTCGGCCGCGACCAGGCGTACCTCAACCTGCCGTGGGTGAGTGCCAGGACCATCCGGGTCGATTCGAGGAAGGTCGGCGTGCTGGATTTCGACATCAAGCAGCCACAGATCGATGCCCTGTATGCCGAAGGGTATGACGCCGCCACGACGTTCCTGTCGACCTGGGACGAGCGGGCCTACATCCAACGGTTCCGCACCTAG
- the hrpA gene encoding ATP-dependent RNA helicase HrpA — protein sequence MAPVSEVSVEQVRQLRNRLDGLTFRDAARLGRRLKSLRGEVSAATVQKIADQVAAAEAVIATREAAVPVITYPDLPVSHRRDEIAKAITDNQVVVVAGETGSGKTTQLPKICLELGRGIRGTIGHTQPRRLAARTVAQRIADEVGTPLGETIGYTVRFTDQASDRTLVKLMTDGILLAEIQRDRRLLRYDTLILDEAHERSLNIDFLLGYLRELLPRRPDLKVIVTSATIEPQRFAAHFNDAPIVEVSGRTYPVEIRYRPLEVPVVDDDSEAGGRRRGGSEDPDDPDHEIVRTEVRDQTEAIVDAVRELEAEPPGDVLVFLSGEREIRDTAEALRDLKNTEVLPLYARLPTAEQQRVFQPSRTGRRIVLATNVAETSLTVPGIRYVVDPGTARISRYSRRTKVQRLPIEPISQASAAQRAGRSGRTAPGVCIRLYSEEDFAGRPRYTDPEILRTNLAAVILQMAALQLGDIESFPFLDPPEQRSIRDGVQLLQELGAFDASGAITDIGRRLAQLPVDPRLARMIVQADTEGCVREVLVLAAALSIPDPRERPSDHEEAARQKHARFADEHSDFVSFLNLWRYLREERKARSGNAFRRMCREEFLHYLRIREWQDLTGQLRSIARDIGIRESDDPEPADPARVHAALVAGLLSHIGLREGDSREYTGARNSRFVLAPGSVLTKRPPRWLVVADLVETSRLYGRIAARVEPEMVERVAGHLVQRSYSEPHWDAKRGAVMAFERVTLYGLPLVPRRRVGYATVDPTASRELFIRHALVQGEWQTRHHFFADNARLRAELAELEERARRRDLLVDDDEIYAWYNSRIPPQVVSARHFDGWWKKQRHKTPDLLTFTRDDLLRVDDAAERPDNWQAGDLSLPLTYRFEPGAADDGVTVHIPVEVLARLGGDEFGWQVPALREELVTALIKSLPKDLRRNFVPAPDTARAVLADIQVGREPLLEALQRELHRRSGILVPITAFDLDKLPAHLRVTFAVEGPDGAEVARGKDLDVLQRQLAGSARKAVADAVASDLERKGLRAWPDDLDRLPAGVERTVGGHLVRGYPALVDAGTGVDVRVFATEAERDAAMRAGTRRLLRLAVPSPVKSVEKSLDPRTRLVLGANPDGSLAALLDDCADAAVDVLAAQPVWTKADFAALRDRVASALPSTTREIVSRVQKVLAAVHEVQLALPDKPPAAQADAVADIRAQLAGLVATPFVTSTGAGRLADLTRYLTAISRRLDRLSQAPQADRERMQRVHAVEDAYSELLHALSPTRAAASDVRDIGWQIEEFRVSLWAQQLGTPRPVSEQRIYRAIDAVLA from the coding sequence GTGGCGCCAGTGTCCGAGGTCTCCGTCGAGCAGGTGCGCCAGCTGCGCAACCGCCTCGACGGGCTGACCTTCCGCGACGCGGCCCGGCTGGGCCGGCGGTTGAAATCCCTGCGCGGCGAGGTGTCCGCGGCGACCGTGCAGAAGATCGCCGACCAGGTTGCGGCGGCCGAGGCCGTGATCGCCACCCGGGAAGCCGCGGTGCCGGTCATCACCTACCCCGATCTGCCGGTCAGTCACCGCCGCGACGAGATCGCCAAAGCCATCACCGACAACCAGGTCGTGGTGGTCGCCGGCGAGACCGGCTCGGGCAAGACCACCCAGCTGCCCAAGATCTGCCTCGAGCTGGGCCGCGGGATCCGCGGAACCATCGGCCACACCCAACCGCGCAGGCTGGCGGCGCGCACGGTGGCTCAGCGCATCGCCGACGAGGTGGGCACCCCGCTGGGCGAAACAATCGGCTACACCGTCCGCTTCACCGACCAGGCCAGCGACCGCACCCTGGTGAAGCTGATGACCGACGGCATCCTGCTCGCTGAGATCCAGCGCGACCGGCGCCTGCTGCGCTACGACACCCTGATCCTCGACGAGGCGCACGAACGCAGCCTCAACATCGACTTCCTCCTGGGCTATCTGCGTGAACTGCTGCCCCGGAGGCCGGATCTCAAGGTGATCGTCACCTCGGCCACCATCGAGCCGCAACGGTTCGCCGCGCACTTCAACGACGCTCCGATCGTCGAGGTGTCCGGACGCACCTACCCGGTGGAGATCCGCTATCGACCCCTGGAAGTACCTGTGGTGGACGATGATTCGGAAGCCGGAGGTCGCCGCCGGGGCGGCTCCGAAGACCCAGACGATCCCGACCACGAGATCGTCCGCACCGAGGTCCGCGACCAGACCGAAGCCATCGTTGACGCCGTCCGCGAGTTGGAGGCCGAGCCGCCCGGCGATGTATTGGTGTTCCTGTCCGGTGAACGAGAAATCCGGGACACGGCTGAGGCCCTGCGGGACCTGAAGAACACCGAGGTGCTTCCGCTGTATGCGCGGCTGCCGACGGCCGAGCAGCAGCGGGTGTTCCAGCCATCGCGGACCGGTCGACGAATCGTGTTGGCCACCAATGTCGCCGAGACGTCACTGACCGTGCCGGGCATCCGCTACGTCGTTGATCCGGGGACCGCGCGGATATCCCGCTACAGCAGGCGCACCAAGGTGCAGCGGCTGCCGATCGAGCCGATCTCGCAGGCCTCGGCCGCGCAGCGGGCCGGCCGCTCCGGGCGTACCGCACCCGGGGTGTGCATCCGGTTGTACTCCGAGGAGGACTTCGCGGGTCGTCCCCGCTACACCGATCCGGAGATTCTGCGCACCAACCTGGCGGCGGTGATCCTCCAAATGGCGGCGCTGCAACTCGGCGACATCGAGAGCTTTCCGTTTCTCGACCCGCCCGAGCAGCGCAGCATCCGCGACGGTGTTCAACTGCTGCAGGAACTCGGCGCCTTTGACGCGAGCGGGGCCATCACCGATATCGGCCGCCGGCTCGCGCAGTTGCCGGTGGATCCGCGGCTGGCGCGCATGATCGTGCAGGCCGACACCGAAGGCTGCGTGCGCGAGGTGCTGGTGCTCGCCGCCGCGCTGTCGATACCTGACCCTCGTGAGCGACCGTCGGACCATGAAGAAGCGGCGCGGCAGAAGCATGCGCGGTTCGCCGACGAGCATTCGGACTTCGTATCGTTCCTGAACCTGTGGCGGTACCTCCGGGAAGAGCGAAAAGCCCGTTCCGGCAACGCGTTCCGGCGCATGTGCCGCGAGGAGTTTCTGCACTACCTACGCATCCGGGAGTGGCAGGACCTGACCGGACAGCTGCGCAGCATCGCCCGCGATATCGGTATCCGGGAATCCGACGACCCAGAGCCGGCCGATCCGGCACGTGTGCACGCGGCCCTGGTTGCCGGCCTGCTCTCGCATATCGGTCTGCGGGAGGGGGATTCGCGCGAGTACACCGGTGCGCGCAACTCCCGATTCGTGTTGGCTCCCGGGTCGGTGCTGACCAAACGGCCGCCACGCTGGCTGGTGGTCGCCGACCTCGTGGAGACCAGCCGCCTCTACGGCCGCATCGCCGCCCGCGTCGAACCCGAGATGGTCGAGCGGGTGGCCGGACATTTGGTGCAGCGCAGCTACAGCGAGCCGCACTGGGACGCTAAACGCGGTGCCGTGATGGCCTTCGAACGGGTGACGCTCTACGGACTTCCGCTCGTACCGCGCCGACGGGTGGGCTATGCCACCGTCGACCCGACCGCGTCCCGCGAGCTGTTCATCAGGCATGCGCTGGTTCAGGGGGAGTGGCAGACCCGCCACCACTTCTTCGCCGACAACGCGCGGCTGCGGGCGGAACTGGCCGAGCTGGAGGAGCGCGCCCGCCGGCGCGACCTGCTGGTCGACGACGACGAGATCTACGCCTGGTACAACAGCAGGATTCCGCCGCAGGTGGTGTCCGCCCGTCATTTCGACGGCTGGTGGAAGAAGCAGCGGCACAAAACCCCCGACCTGCTGACCTTCACGCGCGACGACCTGCTCCGCGTCGATGACGCCGCCGAACGGCCGGACAACTGGCAGGCCGGCGACCTGTCGCTACCGCTGACCTACCGGTTCGAGCCCGGCGCCGCCGACGACGGGGTGACGGTACACATTCCGGTCGAAGTGCTGGCCCGGCTCGGCGGCGACGAATTCGGCTGGCAGGTACCGGCATTGCGCGAGGAACTGGTGACCGCGCTGATCAAGTCCTTGCCCAAAGACCTGCGGCGCAATTTCGTTCCTGCTCCTGACACCGCACGGGCGGTACTCGCCGACATCCAGGTTGGCCGCGAACCGCTACTGGAAGCGCTGCAGCGTGAATTACACCGCCGCAGTGGGATTCTGGTGCCAATCACCGCCTTCGATCTGGACAAACTGCCCGCGCACCTGCGGGTGACCTTCGCCGTCGAGGGACCGGACGGAGCCGAGGTGGCCCGTGGGAAGGACCTCGATGTGCTGCAGCGTCAGCTCGCCGGGTCCGCCCGCAAGGCGGTGGCCGACGCGGTGGCCAGCGATCTGGAACGAAAAGGGCTGCGCGCCTGGCCCGACGACCTCGACCGGTTACCGGCCGGCGTCGAGCGAACCGTGGGCGGTCACCTCGTGCGTGGCTACCCGGCATTGGTCGATGCCGGCACTGGCGTGGATGTACGGGTCTTCGCCACCGAGGCCGAACGGGACGCCGCGATGCGAGCGGGCACAAGGCGGCTGCTGCGTCTGGCGGTGCCGTCGCCGGTGAAATCGGTGGAGAAGAGCCTGGATCCGCGAACCCGACTGGTATTGGGAGCCAACCCCGACGGCTCGTTGGCCGCGCTTCTGGACGATTGCGCCGATGCGGCCGTCGATGTGCTGGCCGCGCAACCGGTCTGGACCAAGGCCGATTTCGCTGCGCTGCGAGACCGGGTGGCCTCGGCGCTGCCGTCGACGACCCGCGAAATCGTGAGCCGGGTACAGAAGGTTCTCGCCGCCGTGCACGAGGTGCAGCTCGCCCTGCCCGACAAGCCGCCTGCGGCGCAGGCCGATGCGGTCGCCGACATTCGCGCGCAGCTGGCGGGACTGGTCGCGACACCGTTCGTCACCTCCACCGGGGCCGGGCGGCTGGCCGACCTGACCCGCTACCTGACGGCGATCAGCCGACGCCTGGACCGGCTGTCCCAGGCCCCGCAGGCCGACCGCGAGCGCATGCAACGGGTGCACGCCGTCGAGGACGCCTACTCCGAACTGCTGCACGCACTTTCGCCCACCCGCGCGGCGGCCTCCGATGTGCGCGACATCGGGTGGCAGATCGAAGAGTTTCGTGTCAGCCTGTGGGCTCAGCAGCTGGGCACCCCACGCCCGGTCAGCGAGCAACGCATCTACCGCGCGATCGACGCGGTCCTGGCCTGA
- a CDS encoding aminoglycoside phosphotransferase family protein, whose protein sequence is MSDLPAAVRAMAERGPQWAAWIDTLPRLTREVVAQWQLRPDGPAAHGYCSLVLPVRAPDGTSAMLKISFPDDESEHEHLALRRWGGDGAVKLLSADPHRRALLLERLAGEDLTSVTDVEACQIVAGLYRHIHVPAMPQLRTLTLYLDRWAAELADLPRRAPIPHRLVEQALSLCADLTTDPATTARVIHGDLHYANVLAGDRRPWLVIDPKPVNGDPAYEIAPMLWNRFDQLAGDVRDGVRRRFYTLVDAAGFDEDRARAWVIVRMVLNAMWAVHDAAGWGYRPAEGEGESEATRGIRWGLPEPDWLTTCIAVAKAVQD, encoded by the coding sequence GTGAGCGACCTGCCCGCCGCGGTGCGGGCGATGGCCGAGCGTGGACCGCAGTGGGCGGCGTGGATCGACACGCTGCCCCGGCTCACCCGTGAGGTCGTCGCGCAGTGGCAACTTCGGCCCGACGGTCCGGCCGCCCACGGTTACTGCTCGCTGGTGCTGCCGGTCCGCGCGCCCGACGGTACGAGCGCCATGCTCAAGATCAGCTTCCCCGACGACGAATCCGAACACGAGCACCTGGCGTTGCGGCGCTGGGGCGGCGACGGCGCGGTCAAGCTGCTCAGCGCCGACCCGCATCGTCGCGCCCTTCTCCTCGAGCGGCTCGCCGGCGAAGACCTGACCTCTGTCACCGATGTCGAGGCCTGCCAGATCGTCGCGGGCCTGTACCGGCACATCCACGTCCCGGCCATGCCGCAGCTGCGAACGCTGACGCTGTATCTCGACCGGTGGGCCGCCGAACTCGCCGATCTGCCGCGCCGCGCGCCGATCCCGCACCGGCTGGTCGAACAGGCGCTGAGCCTGTGCGCCGACCTGACCACCGACCCGGCGACCACTGCACGGGTCATCCATGGCGATCTGCACTACGCCAACGTGCTCGCCGGTGACCGCCGGCCCTGGCTGGTCATCGACCCCAAGCCGGTCAACGGCGACCCGGCCTACGAGATCGCCCCGATGCTGTGGAATCGCTTCGACCAACTCGCCGGTGACGTCAGGGACGGTGTGCGACGGCGGTTCTACACCCTGGTCGACGCCGCCGGATTCGACGAGGACCGCGCGCGAGCTTGGGTGATCGTGCGGATGGTGCTCAATGCGATGTGGGCGGTGCACGATGCGGCGGGCTGGGGGTACCGCCCAGCCGAAGGCGAGGGGGAGAGCGAAGCGACTCGGGGAATCAGGTGGGGCCTGCCCGAGCCGGACTGGCTGACCACCTGCATCGCCGTCGCCAAGGCCGTGCAGGACTGA